In Zingiber officinale cultivar Zhangliang chromosome 6A, Zo_v1.1, whole genome shotgun sequence, a single genomic region encodes these proteins:
- the LOC121996949 gene encoding alpha-1,3-arabinosyltransferase XAT3-like, whose product MKAVRNPTRHEPRRSGNAIIIAAMLISLCILSLVKSRYCSAPYAKPQRLAEAEAHEASGAAMEKSEEAALTVDEEPISATPKEVAAERAASMSNKPICSETSKRSDVCEVEGDARLQGSSQIIFLPPSLTDREWKTKPYCRKHDPPAMRNVKEWTLKPFPGDAPPPQCSVNHTAPALVFSISGFTGNLFHDFTDVLVPLFISAYQFRGEVQFVIAEHKSWWVSKFALIFKQLSNYEIIDADNDDRGTIHCFPRVIVGLSFHKELSADPARTPTGYTMAEFKSMLRKAYGLERPRAVPTGDQWDIRRKPRLLIITRKKTRVFLNERGMTDMAMSLGFDVRVAEPGMSTDLSKFARLVNSADVMIGVHGAGLTNMVFLPDGAVLIQVVPFGGLDWLARETFKEPAPAMRLHYLDYHIKPEESTISQQYAADDPVIKDPYAVHKRGWNEISRIYLENQNVKPQLGRLRETLLEALKHLPHGRHGRTEHD is encoded by the exons ATGAAGGCTGTGAGGAATCCTACCAGGCATGAACCAAGGAGAAGTGGCAATGCAATCATCATAGCCGCTATGCTTATTTCTCTCTGCATCCTCTCTCTCGTCAAGTCTCGCTATTGCTCTGCTCCATATG CAAAGCCACAGAGATTAGCTGAAGCAGAAGCTCATGAGGCTTCAGGAGCAGCCATGGAGAAGAGTGAGGAAGCTGCTCTAACTG TGGATGAAGAACCAATCAGTGCAACACCTAAAGAAGTTGCTGCAGAAAGAGCCGCTTCGATGTCGAACAAGCCAATATGCTCCGAAACAAGCAAGAGATCTGATGTCTGCGAAGTAGAAGGCGATGCGAGATTGCAGGGAAGCTCGCAGATCATTTTCCTACCGCCTTCTCTGACAGATCGAGAATGGAAGACGAAGCCTTATTGTAGGAAGCACGACCCACCGGCGATGAGGAACGTCAAGGAATGGACTTTGAAGCCGTTCCCCGGCGATGCACCGCCGCCTCAGTGCAGCGTCAACCACACTGCTCCGGCGCTAGTCTTCTCTATCTCCGGATTCACCGGAAACCTCTTCCACGACTTCACCGACGTCCTCGTCCCCCTCTTCATCTCCGCCTACCAATTCCGCGGCGAGGTCCAGTTCGTCATCGCGGAGCACAAGTCGTGGTGGGTGAGCAAGTTTGCCCTAATTTTTAAGCAGCTCTCCAACTACGAAATCATCGACGCCGACAACGACGACCGCGGCACTATCCACTGCTTCCCGCGGGTAATCGTGGGATTAAGCTTCCACAAGGAGCTCAGCGCGGATCCGGCGAGGACGCCGACGGGGTACACGATGGCCGAATTTAAGTCGATGCTTCGGAAGGCTTACGGCCTCGAGCGGCCGAGAGCGGTGCCGACGGGGGACCAGTGGGATATCCGGAGGAAGCCGCGGCTGCTGATCATCACGCGGAAGAAAACTAGGGTTTTCCTGAACGAGCGAGGGATGACGGACATGGCGATGAGCCTAGGGTTCGACGTGCGCGTGGCGGAGCCGGGCATGAGCACCGACCTGTCCAAGTTCGCGCGGCTGGTGAACTCCGCCGACGTGATGATCGGCGTCCACGGCGCCGGGCTCACCAACATGGTGTTCCTCCCCGACGGCGCGGTGCTGATCCAGGTGGTGCCCTTCGGGGGACTGGACTGGCTCGCCAGGGAGACCTTCAAGGAGCCGGCGCCGGCGATGCGGCTCCACTACCTGGACTACCACATCAAACCGGAGGAGAGCACGATCAGCCAGCAGTACGCGGCGGACGACCCGGTGATCAAGGATCCCTACGCCGTGCACAAGCGAGGGTGGAACGAGATCAGCCGAATCTACCTAGAGAACCAGAACGTGAAGCCGCAACTCGGCCGGCTCAGAGAGACGCTGTTGGAAGCGCTCAAGCACCTGCCTCACGGCCGCCATGGAAGAACAGAGCATGATTAA